GATTGCTTGATGGGTTTAAACTCCAACCCTAAGTCTTTGATCTTTTGAGTAGTGAACTTGTAAGGCTTTGCCCTCGGATTCTTCTCGTCCGAACACCTAAAAGAATTTAAAAAACAACAATATGATAATCAATATACGAAATGTGGATAAGATTTCTTGTGTAACACTCTGAAGTAAACGTATCAGTTGTTGAACTAGCCAAAGGAGACACAAGTCGTGAAACTAGTGACCAAACTTTCTCGGGAGTAGGTGAAGAAAAACAGGTACACTTCCTTTTTTTTGTCAAATGGAGTTGGACCCGCCAAGACTACACGTTTTTAGTATAAACACAAACACGAACACAACGTGTATAAATATGATTTTTTGTGATCTCTACGTCAGCATTAGGTAATACATGACATGGACAATGTGTGTGACAAGTGACAAGTGACAAGTGACAAGTGACAAGTGACAAGTGCCAAGTGCCAATACCAAACACCACTCATGTCCCTTTTATCCTATCTAATAATATCTATTGATTGTTGAAACAAAACGTATCTATGTATCGATGAGACTGACAAGATCGTGTTGACTTTAATATAATTTTAGACCAAAGTGTTAAAAGAGAAACGTTTTGACTTACTTGATAGGAAGCGGATACTCCGGGAAGAATTTAGCAAGAATTTCAACAACCTCCCCACGGTGAAGCGCCGTGTCGGCGAGAATGTAACGGCCTGAGGCGGAAGGTGATTCGTACACCATAACATGGCCTAGTGCAACGTCACGGACGTCCACGTACACCTGAGTCAGGTTAGCGTAGGTCTTGGCTGAGCCGGTGAGGTACTTGAGGATATGGACTAGACTAGCGTTGACCGCTGACTGGAGCGGTGGTCCAAGAACTAAAACAGGATTTAGCACCACTAAGTCCACACCTTTGGCCTTCGCCGTCTCCCATGCTGATTGTTCCGCCACCATCTTCCCGTAGCAATACCAATTCTACAAGGCACCAAAAAGGTTAAAATATATTGAAGTTTTCGTGCTAAACACGTAAACCTATTACAGCCACATGCTACAAGGTCACATGGATTTTGGTCGGTGGGTTTTGATGAAAACTTCTAGCCAAAAATAGATAAATATATACCTTTGTGTTCTTGCAGAAATCAAGATCACTCCAACAACTTTCGTCGACTATGGTTTGAGGGTCACGGTTAGGGTTCATGTAAACCGCACCGATCGATGAGGTGAACACAACACGCTTGACCTTGGCTTTAGCCGC
This genomic interval from Brassica oleracea var. oleracea cultivar TO1000 chromosome C2, BOL, whole genome shotgun sequence contains the following:
- the LOC106327709 gene encoding cinnamoyl-CoA reductase 2, producing MPADGKLVCVTGAGGYIASWIVKLLLERGYTVRGTVRNPADPKNNHLRELQGAKERLTLHSADLLDYEALSTTIDGCDGVFHTASPMTDDPETMLEPAVNGAKFVIDAAAKAKVKRVVFTSSIGAVYMNPNRDPQTIVDESCWSDLDFCKNTKNWYCYGKMVAEQSAWETAKAKGVDLVVLNPVLVLGPPLQSAVNASLVHILKYLTGSAKTYANLTQVYVDVRDVALGHVMVYESPSASGRYILADTALHRGEVVEILAKFFPEYPLPIKCSDEKNPRAKPYKFTTQKIKDLGLEFKPIKQSLYESVKSLQEKGHLPLPQDSNQNVIIES